One genomic segment of Gorilla gorilla gorilla isolate KB3781 chromosome 23, NHGRI_mGorGor1-v2.1_pri, whole genome shotgun sequence includes these proteins:
- the LOC115931945 gene encoding small ribosomal subunit protein eS10-like, producing MLMPKKNRIAIYELLFKEEVTVVKKDVHMPKHLELADKNVPGRARWLRPVIPALWEAESRGYYVKEQFAWRHVYWYLTNEDIQYLRDYLHLPLEIVPATLRRSRPGTGRPRSKGPEGERPARLTRGEADRDTCRRSAVPPGADKKAEAGAGSATEFQFRGKFGRGHRQPPQ from the exons ATGCTGATGCCTAAGAAAAACCGGATTGCCATTTATGAACTCCTTTTTAAAGAGGAAGTCACGGTGGTCAAGAAGGATGTCCACATGCCTAAGCACCTGGAGTTGGCAGACAAGAATGtgcccggccgggcgcggtggcttaggcctgtaatcccagcactttgggaggccgag TCCCGAGGCTACTACGTGAAGGAACAGTTTGCCTGGAGACATGTCTACTGGTACCTTACCAATGAGGATATCCAGTATCTCCGTGATTACCTTCATCTGCCCCTGGAGATTGTGCCTGCCACCCTACGCCGCAGCCGTCCAGGGACTGGCAGGCCTCGGTCTAAAGGTCCGGAGGGTGAGCGACCTGCAAGACTCACAAGAGGGGAAGCCGACAGAGATACCTGCAGAAGGAGTGCTGTGCCCCCTGGTGCCGACAAGAAAGCCGAGGCTGGGGCTGGGTCAGCAACCGAATTCCAGTTTAGAGGCAAATTTGGTCGTGGACACCGTCAGCCACCTCAGTAG
- the LOC115931972 gene encoding breakpoint cluster region protein-like: MQKALCAAPDLGTFVTVLTPLPGVQIGSRRERSKVPYIVRQCVEEIERRGMEEVGIYRVSGVATDIQALKAAFDVNNKDVSVMMSETDMNAIAGTLKLYFRELPEPLFTDEFYPNFAEGIALSDPVAKKSCMLNLLSSLPEANLLTFLFLLDHLERVAEKEVVNKMSLHNLATVFGPTLLRPSEKESKLPANPSQPITMTDSRSLEVMSQVEVLPYFLRLEAIPALDSKRQSILFSTDV, translated from the exons ATGCAGAAGGCTCTGTGTGCAGCCCCAGACCTGGGTACCTTCGTCACCGTCCTCACCCCACTTCCGGGTGTGCAGATAGGGAGCAG GAGAGAGAGGTCCAAGGTGCCCTACATCGTGCGCCAGTGCGTGGAGGAGATCGAGCGCCGAGGCATGGAGGAGGTGGGCATCTACCGCGTGTCCGGTGTGGCCACGGACATCCAGGCACTGAAGGCAGCCTTCGACGTCA ATAACAAGGACGTGTCGGTGATGATGAGCGAGACGGACATGAACGCCATCGCAGGCACGCTGAAGCTGTACTTCCGTGAGCTGCCCGAGCCCCTCTTCACTGACGAGTTCTACCCCAACTTCGCAGAGGGCATCG CTCTCTCAGACCCAGTTGCAAAGAAGAGCTGCATGCTCAACCTGCTGTCGTCCCTGCCGGAGGCCAACCTGCtcaccttccttttccttctagaCCACCTGGAAAG GGTGGCAGAGAAGGAGGTGGTCAATAAGATGTCCCTGCACAACCTCGCCACTGTCTTTGGCCCCACGCTGCTCCGGCCCTCCGAGAAGGAGAGCAAGCTCCCTGCCAACCCCAGCCAGCCCATCACCATGACTGACAGCAGGTCCTTGGAGGTCATGTCCCAG GTCGAGGTGCTGCCGTACTTCTTGCGGCTGGAGGCCATCCCTGCCCTGGACAGCAAGAGACAGAGCATCCTGTTCTCCACCGATGTCTAA